The Phalacrocorax carbo chromosome 2, bPhaCar2.1, whole genome shotgun sequence region GAGCATGTCCCTTCACGGGAAGGTTCGCACTCGCTAGGCACAATAAATTTTAGTAAatacttctctctttttccttccagggGTATATTTATCCCCTGTTTGTTTTATATGACATGGCTTGACCCACTGAgtagcttttaattttcttatatGGTGGAAAGCCACTTTTTTGGGAagctccacacacacacacgcccccGCCAAGacacacgcaggcacacacTCATTTCCAATCATTTCCACTCATTTCCCGGGGCTGGCGGCTCCTGCATTCCCCGGGGAAGCTTTCAGgatcccccccaaccccagggGAGCTGGGCTTAGCTCACACGGGGCATCCTCAGCCTGGCTGGGACGTGGGCACCACGGCGCTGTCGCCTTAGGAGGCGACAATAGGAAAGGGCATCCCTTTGCGGTACCTGTCCCCGAGCCAGCCCTCTGGGCTGAGGACAGGGCGCCCACGGCACGGGCGGCAGCAAGCGGCATTCCTAGGACAAGCGTTTTTAACGGGGGCAGGATTGGTGGGGGAATGACGGACACTGTAAGCTTCCCCTTTCGCTGGGTGCCTTTGCCGGGGGATCTGAGCCGTGCAGAGGTGTATTTGCTCTAGGTGGCCTTTAACAAGGGTTATAATTCATCTACCCACTTTCTCCAGAGCACCAGCAGTGCCAAGCATCCCTGGGCGGCCGAAGCCCTGCGCGCCTTTCACGCAGCCTGGGTGTGCGTCGCAGACGCTTGTGAAGAGATCAAGCCGGAGACGTTTGCCAGACGctgtcctcctcccctccagacATCCTGCCTTTCTCACCACCGCGAGAAAACGAATAAAAACGCCCTTGTTACACTGAGGTCTTTTCGAAAAAGTGTAAGCGCACTTCAGGTCGGAGCGAAGTGACTCGGTAACGCTGCTGAGTTCGAGGAAAGGACAAATGCCAAAGGAAAGCCTTATTAAAAGCACTTTATCGAGAACACATCATGTGCCTCCTCCACCCTGCTCTGTCCTTGCCAGCACCCCAGAGGATGAAATCGAAAGACGTGGGGCTTTTAGCAGTTCCCCCTCCTATCCTCGGAGATAACCTGCGTTTTATAGACTTGgcctttggatttttttttcctcttttgcttcTTATTacaatttattctgaaaatttaggaagaaattaaaagggtTATACCCCCTCTGCCTCATCCCAGGTACCTGTCGGGCTGGGAGGCGGGGGCGGTGGCTCCCGGGCACCGGGGAAGcccgggctgcggggggggaAGATGCTCTCCGACGGCCGCGGGGCAGCGCAGCGCCCGCCCTCGGCGGTCCTCCGGTGCAGCACTAAACACCTTGAGCTGCTGCAAAGCTAAGGGAGAAATCTGGTTTTCGTGGACCCCTCTTCGCCTGGGTTCGTTGGTTAAATTGATTTATCCAAATGCCCGTTGGAAAAgtgtgagggaaaaaaaccactccGCCCCAGTGCGCGCTCCCACTCCACCCCCACCCTAAAAAACAGGGATCTTCCCTCAGCAGAGAAAAGCTGGGGTTTGGGGCTTCAGGACCAATAACggtggcagaggcagagctcCCTGGGGAAAGCCCTCTCCGGAGCTTCTTCCCACGCAGGAGCCGGTTTAGCTGCTGCTCCTTGTCCCCCACGCACACGCTGGGTTTTGCAGACCCgggctgcccccccgcccccggcaccgCACACAGCAAGCGGGGCTGGCCCCTGACACAGGGGAGGGATGCTGGCCTCGCAGGCCGGGCATCGATCCGGTCGTGGGTTTACCTTttgagggagaagagggaaagggacTGCGCCTGACAACGGGTGTAAAATGCGGCCCCGATATACCAGGGGCGTTTTCCCTGCTAGGCACACTGAGAGCACGAAGGATCAAAGTCGTGACTAGAGGACACATGGAAGCATGATGTAATGCCTTGGCCCCATCAAAGGCTCTGTCCTGAAAACGATATCTCGGTCCGGGTCGCAGAAATTAGAGGCTTGATGGATGTGAgaggaggcagctctgcccgGTTTTGTTGGGTGTAAATCCGAAGTCACCCCTGAGGCTCACTCCTGATTTACTCCATTGTATTTCCCGCTTCCTTCACTAGCCAAGAAGCAGGCAAAGACGATGTGAGAATTTGGCTACTCCCCCCAGAGTATCTCTGATCCCGTCCCGTCTCCCCCAGTCTCTTCATTAAATGAGACGACGTCTCCGTTACGACGTCTCGCCTTTAATCCGCCGAGGCAGAGGTAGGCGCGAAAGGTGAGATTTGCCATTGTGGCTTTTAAGACCGGGTACcgttttcttctttgtttaaagaaattcaGCACTTTTCCCATTAATCTTTAGCAGGGAAAGCGTTCAGCCCGCACCTGTATAAACAACCCAGACGGGGGGAAAAAGTAAACCTATATCTCTTCCCTTGCAgtatctttatatatatatatatatatttatacgGGTAATGTAGGCTAATTGGGGAGGCAGCGCAGCCCCGAAGTCCTCCCACCGTACGGCGTGTGGGACCCAGCCAGAGCATCGTAGTGTCAAACCAAGTTCAAGGGATCCAGTTGCAAGATCAGCTGCCTGTTTCGGTGGTTCAAGAAACGTCAAGTTTCACTTGGAAAGGTTGCTGTTAAACCCGGCTCTGATGTGGTTGTAGCCCCAGCGGGTGAAGTCGAGGTTTATATAGCGTTAAGTGGCCCCGAGTAAGACCACAGGGCTGGCGGGGAGGGAAGTGCAAAGCGCTGGGCGAAAAGGCGGCCGGCGGTGCCAGGAAAGttgtgcagcagcagccgggAAGGTTCCACTCGGCCGGGAgggaaatggaagggaaaaaccaggagcaaaaaaaTTGCGGGACTAGATCTTTCCACCTGTTGTAGTCATTAGATTCTCTTCTGCGAACTGAATTTTTATTCTGGTTAACCGTATCCAGGCAGGGCCGTGAAGGCCGGCGAGGAACCAAACGCTACTTATTAATCTTGGAAAAAGGGGAAATTTTGAGGTGTGGGAGGGATACAAGGTGTtggttgactttttttttttcctttatttatacCCCTGTTGAATTTGCGTATCAGCATGTCCAGTGGATGCTGGGTGCCCCACTCTTCTCCCGGGGACTCTATAAAAGCTGCAGTAgggaatttatttaaaaaaaaaaaaacaaaccaacaacaaaaagcaaaacaccgCTACTCGGTCGAAAAGCTGCCTCGTTTAATTTACTCTGTGAACACAGAGCTGTACGCAGCCCAATTAACTGGTTTTTCATTAATTGCTCTGAGGAAGGAGAAGCCCTCGGTCACATTACACTCACTCGCTACTGCCTGTAGCTTCACCCCGACTTACTGACACTATCAAAGCACAGCGACTTTTTGCATTGCTCCCCACAAATGGCAAACCCACCCCCGGTTGCCGCCTCTCGGAGCCGGGCGGGAGGGGTCAGACCGCGGAGGGGACCCTCAGCCTGCGGGGCTGGCCCCCTCCTGCCGCACCGCACCTCGGCTGCgaggagcggggctgggcgcGGATTTATACGGCGGGAAAGGtacccaccccccaaaaaacctcgaaggaaaagcaaaagggaggggaaatgcAGGTGGGCCGGGGGCCGAGCCCCGGCGGCGTTGCCACCTTAGGGCCGGGGAgcggtgccccctccccgcgaAAGCCTTTGCGGGATCAGCCCCGGGGGTATTTTCCGTCCTGCGGGGCGAGGAGCGGGGGTCTGTCCCGGGGGAAAAGCGCTCGCCCGCGCGGCGGCGGAGCAGACACCAGCCCGGAGACAGCGTTCCCCACTCCGCGGGGCTGACTTGGCGCACCGGACCGCGGGGaggcgccgcccccgccgcgaGGCtccaccgggaccccccccccccccccccatccgcGTCCCCGCTCCTCCCCTCCGCCCGGTGGATGGTTTGCTCCGCGGACACCCGATATATAGCGCTGTCAAGGGGCGCATCCCCCCTcggcgccccccccccagcccccgtccccccccgccTCGGCCCGGACTctggcggcggggccgccccacGCCCCGGGCCGTCCGCCccctcccgcctgccccccgctgcccgcctCCCGGCCTCCCTCCTCCCGGGGCCATGTCCGCGGGCTCCGGGAGCGAGGCGGAGGAGCTGCCCGAGATGGACCTGCGGGCGCTGCAGCTGGACTATCCGCCGCCGCCGGCAGGCAAGCGCCAGCCCCGCGGCGAGCTCTACCCCTCGGGGGACAACTCCtcggcggcggaggaggaggaggaggaagaagaagaggaggaggaggaggaggacggcgAGGGCAGctgcgcggcggggccggcgggcagCGGCTGCAAGAGGaagcgggcgcggggcggcggccccgggggcaAGAAGGCGGCGCCGGTGCcgcgggggccgccgccgccgcccgaggGGAAGCAGTCCCAGCGCAACGCCGCCAACGCGCGGGAGCGGGCGCGGATGCGGGTGCTGAGCAAGGCCTTCTCCCGGCTGAAGACGAGCCTGCCCTGGGTGCCGCCCGACACCAAGCTCTCCAAGCTGGACACGCTGCGCCTGGCGTCCAGCTACATCGCCCACCTCCggcagctcctgcaggaggATCGCTACGAGAACGGCTACGTGCACCCCGTCAACCTGGTACggcctggggggctggggtggggggagcgccTCGGGATGCGCGGcgagggggacacgggggaaccccctgggcacccccaccGCCCCGGCACACGCCCCCACACGCACACCCCCCTccgggcagggctggctgcgCTCAAGCCGTGCCCGCCGTCGAAGAAGCCGCGGGGAGGCCCTGACCGCTTCGTAAATGGCCAATAACCCTCGCCCGGGGGCGACCCGGGAGCCGGGTTTGGCCTACGGTGATGGCGGGTGTGTCTGTTCTGGGGAGTCGGAGTAAGTCACCCTAAAGAAATACATTCCTCGGGCATTAGGCAAGCTTCATGTCCGAAAAAGGAGTAATTCGCTCTGCGGGCTGGCTCGGAGCACAAGTGAGCCGTCGTTAGTTCGTCGGGGCAAAACTAAACGCCTGGCGTGTGCCACGGGGGTGAGAAGGTTGCTTATATAGTGCAGAGTGATTGTTTGTGAATACTgttatgctttttatttataaaattatgcGCACGGTTGCAAAGCGAGAGGAATGTTGCGTTTTTGATGAGAACAATTTGTTGCTGACCCTTGCAGCCCTATTGCAGAGCattaaattataatgaaaatatttgttagaGGAACTTAGCGCTCTCTGTGCTTCCCACAGGGACTAAAACACGATGACGTGTTTGCAACCGAACCAGAGTTAGACATCTATCAGTAATAAAGCTCCAGTTTCagataaattttctttctaacatgaaatacctttttttttttttttttgcttgcagaCTTGGCCATTTGTGGTTTCAGGAAGACCTGACTCTGACACCAAAGAAGTTTCTACTGCTAGCAGATTATGTGGAACTACCGCGTAGTCAAAGTAAATAGGGTTTTGTTgttgatctttttcttttttttaatgggctgGATATTTTTAAGAGCTGTGATTTATCAGCTCTAGAAGATGGGGGGATCAGACTAAAAGCTGGGGACAAACCTCCACCTCTAACAGTGTTAAATCAGTGTCCCCTGTCATTCTTTTCCCTTAGAGTTCTGAGGGAAGTTTCTTTAAAGCAGTCAGGAAGGGAGGCAGTGGAAATTAGGAGTTTTTATGAACTGACTGCAGCAGCTAAGTCTGAGATTTGGGAAGGCCCTTCTTTGGCTTCATCATTCTTACCACTGCCTGAGGACCTGTTGTTCTGAGGCTATTAAACTAATGCGAGAGGAATATAATGATATAGAATTAACAGCATGGACCAAAATACAACTCTACAAACTAACCCCAAACAGTGTTATTTGTATTCTAAAGCAAAGCAGTATTTTAGAGTAGCTTTGAAACTCAGATAgatttataatatattttgatGGCTTTTGTATTCATGGATCCAGTTTGCTGCAACTACGCAATCAGTATAGTCAtactttttcttaaagttttcttaaaaaggtGTACGTGGCCACATTCTGCACTGAGGCTACCGTCCGTTGGAATTAAACTAATTCCTTTGGTTATGTCTTGAAGGCTCACATGTAAGGATGCGGGACTGCCCCAGAAAAGTGGCAGAGTTTCCATGCCTTAATCTGGAAGGGAATTCTGCTTACCGTCAGGCTGGGGTGCAGGTGTTGTAAAGAATGAGTTTGTACGAAGCTGCAAAAGAATAAGAATTCAcaatgttttaaacattttctcctgTACTATCGTGCTTATCTTTGAAAAGTCTACCCTCAAATGAGTTCTAGTGACATTTCTTCACTGATTCAAATGCTGTAATAAAAGAAGATGCCATCAAATAAGCTGCA contains the following coding sequences:
- the MSC gene encoding musculin, whose product is MSAGSGSEAEELPEMDLRALQLDYPPPPAGKRQPRGELYPSGDNSSAAEEEEEEEEEEEEEEDGEGSCAAGPAGSGCKRKRARGGGPGGKKAAPVPRGPPPPPEGKQSQRNAANARERARMRVLSKAFSRLKTSLPWVPPDTKLSKLDTLRLASSYIAHLRQLLQEDRYENGYVHPVNLTWPFVVSGRPDSDTKEVSTASRLCGTTA